The genomic interval CTATTGTCTTCAACCTTGATCGCGACACAGGATGGAGCCGTGTAGGACGTTTCGCCCTTTGCTCCTTTAACCGATACGGTCTGGCCGCTGACTTCGACGGTCACTCCGTCGGGAATGGATACGGGTTGTTTACCTATACGTGACATAATAAAATCTCCCTACCAGACGTAGCAGAGGACTTCGCCCCCGATTTTCTTTTCTCGCGCATCGGTGTCGGTCATGACACCGGACGAAGTGCTGAGAATCGCAATACCGATTCCGCCCAGAACACGCGGAACCTCTTCAGCACCGACATACTTGCGGCAGCTCGGCTTACTGATACGGCGAAGCCCCTGAATAACCGGCTCGCGCTCGATCGTGTATTTCAGGAAAACATTGAGAACCGGTTTCCCGTTTTCGTTTTCCATTGTGTAATCCTTGATGAACCCTTCGGCTTTCAGGATTCGTGCAATCTCGCTTTTCATTTTGGAATGCGGCATTGCAACCTGCATTTTTTCAGCCATGTTCGCGTTGCGAATACGGGTCAACATATCGGCGATTGGATCTGTAAGTACCATTATTCTAACCTCTCTTATTCGTTGCCCGTTTTGAACGGCATACCCATCAGGGACAACAGCTCTTTGGCTTCGCTGTCTTCTGTAGCGGAAGTCACGAAGGTGATGTCCATACCATGCGTGTGCTTGACTTTATCCGGATCGATTTCCGGAAATACAGTCTGCTCCTGGAGTCCCATGGAATAGTTGCCGGATCCATCAAAGGAATTAGCCGGAATACCACGGAAGTCGCGGATACGCGGAAGCGCAACATTAACGAGACGATCCATAAATTCATACATCCGATCACCACGCAGGGTCACCCGTGCGCCGATCGGCATTCCTTCACGCAGCTTGAAGTTTGAAACGGACTTCTTGGCCTTGGTGATAACGGCCTTCTGACCCGTGATCTTACCGAGATCATCGGCAAGAGCGGTCAGCGTATCGCGATCATAATTCAGCGATACACAGAGGTTCAGTACAATCTTCTTAAGTGCGGGAACCTGCATTTTGCTAGTGTAGCCCTGCGTTTCCATTAACTTAGGTGCTACCGCATCTTGATATTTAGTTTTCAGTGTTGGGGTCATTTCACCCTTCCTCCAAAATTACGGTTCCAATGCTTGGAACGAGTTAAGCGGAAACCTTCACGTTGGAAATCGCGATCGGGGCTTCCCGTTCGACAATCCCGCCCTGCGGGTTTTCCTCGCTCTGCCGCATAGCTTTCTTTACAAGGTTAACTCCCTCAACGAGAACACGACCGGATTCCGGCGAGACCTCCAGGACTTTACCTTCCTTACCCTTATCATCTCCAGCGATCACTTTTACGGTGTCGCCTTTTTTGATTTTGGCTTTGCTCATTTTAAACTCCTCCCGGCGGTTAAAGTACTTCCGGAGCTAGCGATACAACTTTCATGAAATCGTTGTCGCGAAGCTCACGGGCCACCGGTCCGAAGATACGGGTGCCGCGCGGGTTTTTGTTATCATCAATAATCACAGCCGCATTTCCATCAAAACGAAGACAGGAACCGTCCGGACGACGGATCGTGCTTTTTGTACGCACAACCACTGCTTTACAGAGGTCTCCCTTCTTCATGTTACCATTCGGCAGCGCTTCTTTAACACTAACGCGGATCACATCACCCACACGGGCGACTTTACTTTTTGTACCAAGAACACGGATGCACATTACAGAACGCGCACCGGAGTTATCGGCAACTGTTAAACGTGTATTCTCTTGAATCATCGTTCGGCCCTACCTCATTTAGCGGCTACGGAAACAACTTCCACCAGACGCCAGCGCTTCAACTTGCTCAGCGGACGGGTTTCCATCACACGCACTACATCGCCGACACCGGCTTTATTTTCTTCATCGTGTACGTGAACCTTCTTAGACACCCGGATTTCCTTTTCGTAAAGCGGGTGGCGGACACGGCGTTCAATCAGAACAACAACGGTCTTGTCGCCGGACTTGCTGACAACGCGACCTTCGCGTTTTTTACGCAGATTTCTTTCTTTGCTTTCCATGTCCGTTACCCTTCAACTTTCTTCTGGTTCTGGATGGTCTTGATACGGGCAACCGTACGACGCAGCTCTTTCATGCGTGCCGGATTCTCCAGCTGACCGGAAACCTGCTGCAGTTTCAGATTAAACTGCTCCTTTTTGATTTCCTCCAGCTGAGCATCCAGCTCCGCAACCGTCATTTCTTTAATTTCGTTTACCTTCATCGTCTGCTCCATCCTTTAATCGTGAGCATGCCGCTGAACAAAACGCGCACGGACCGGCAGCTTGGTGGCAGCAAGACGCAGACACTCTTTCGCCAGCGATTCCGGAACACCGTCCAGTTCGAAAAGCATGGTTCCCGGTTTGATGACTGCAACCCACTGGTCAACGCCACCTTTACCTTTACCCATACGTACTTCCAACGGCTTTTTGGTAATTGGTTTATCAGGGAAAATGCGGATCCACAGTTTACCCTTACGTTTCATGGCACGCGTTGCGGCAACACGGCACGCTTCGATCTGCGTGGCAGTAATCCAACCGCGTTCCAGCGACTGCAGGCCATACTCGCCATATGCAAGTGCGTTACCCTTCTGCGCAAGGCCCCTACGCGAACCGCGCTGAACCTTACGATATTTAACTCTCTTTGGCATCAAAGGCATGATTCAATCTCCTAGGCTTTCTTTTCGGATTCCTTGCAGATCCAGACCTTGATGCCGATAATACCGGCAACTGTGTTGGCTTCTGCAACGCCGTAGTCGATGTTGGCGCGCAGGGTGTGCAGCGGAATCTTACCTTCTTTATAGCTTTCCGAACGTGCAATTTCCGCTCCGTTCAGGCGACCGGCGGCCAGGATTTTGATGCCCAGGGCACCGTTATCCATCGCCATCTGAATCGCACGTTTCATGGCACGACGATGCGAAACACGACGTTCCAGCTGCATCGCAACATTGGCGGCAACCAGTGTCGCGTCCAGATCCGGCTTCTTCACTTCTGCGATTTCCACATACACCTCTTTCTTGGTGATTTTGGAAAGCACTTCCCGAAGTTTATCGATGTCCTCACCTTTTCGACCGATTACCAGCCCCGGACGGGCGGTTTTAATCGTTACACGAATACGGTTTGCATAACGCTCAACGTAGATGTCGGAAACTGCCGCGTCTTTCAGCCGTTCAGAAACGAGCTTGCGGATTTCCACATCTTCTTTGAGCATGGCACCGAAATCACGCTTGTCGGCATACCAGCGGGAACGCCAGTCTTTCGTCAGCGCGAGTCTCAGTCCGATAGGATTTACTTTCTGTCCCAAAACAAGTCTCCTTATGACTTAGCGTTGTCGCTCAGAATAATGGTTACGTGGCTCGTCTTCTTCTGAATCGGACTGGCCATGCCACGTGCACGCGGACGATAACGTTTCATCATCGGTCCGCCATCCACGATAGCGTTCTTTACATACAGGCTGTCGGCAGAAAGACCTTCGTTGTTTTCGGCATTTGCAATGGCCGATTTCAGGGTTTTTCCGATCTGAACAGCTGCCTTACGGGCATTGAATTCTGTAATCCGCAGTGCATCGGCTACAGAGAGACCTTTAATCTCATTTGCCAGATCACGCGCCTTGGTCGGCGACATGCGGATGTATTTAGTTGTTGCTGACACTTCCATGTGTTTTCAACCTCAATTTTCCACGGGGAATAAAGGGCGGAGAGTCTAGTGATTTTCCAAACTGAATCCAGCGGATTCGTTTGAAAAATCCCATCCGACTATTTTTCCGTCGCCATACCGTGAGTTTTGAAAGCGCGGGTAGGTGAAAATTCACCCAGTTTGTGCCCGACCATATTCTCCGTAACAAACACCGGAACGAAAACTTTACCGTTGTGAACATTGAAAGTATGACCCACCATTTCCGGAACAATCACCGAGGCGCGCGCCCAGGTCTTGATCGGAGTTTTACGGCCGGAATCATCCATTTTACGAACCTTCTTGATCAACTTAAGGTCAACATATGGACCTTTTTTAAGTGAACGACTCATTATTTCTTCCTCCGCTCAAGAATGTATTTATCGGTCTGTTTGTGCTTATTACGAGTACGTTTACCCTTAGCCAGCAGACCCCACGGGGACTTCGGATGACCACCACCGGAAGTACGGCCTTCACCACCACCCATCGGATGGTCAACCGGGTTCATCGCAACACCGCGTACAGTCGGACGAATGCCCAGCCAGCGCTTACGACCGGCTTTACCCATCACAATGTTATCGTGTTCCACATTGCCGACACGACCGATTGTCGCATAACAATTGGTGCGGATCATGCGGATTTCACCGGACGGCATTTTCACATTGGCCCAGTCATCCTCACGGGACATCAGCTGAGCAGACGTTCCGGCAGAACGAACCAGCTGACCGCCCTTACCGGCTACCAGCTCAATATTGTGAACCGCCATACCCACCGGAATTTTTCCCAGCGGCAGTGCGTTTCCGATTGAAGGTTCCGCATCCGGGCCGGACATCACCGTTGAACCGACTTCAAGTTTTGCCGGAGCAATGATATAACGTTTTTCGCCGTCCGCATAATGCAGCAATGCAATACGTGCAGAACGGTTCGGATCGTATTCGATTCCCGCAACTTTAGCCGGAATACCGAACTTGTCGCGTTTGAAGTCGATTACACGATAGCGGCGTTTATGACCGCCTCCGCGGTGACGTACCGAGATACGTCCCGCACTGTTACGGCCGGCTTTCTGTTTTTTCGCTTTGATCAACGAGCGCTCCGGGCTGCTCTTTGTGACCTCGGCAAAATCCGACAACACCATGTGCCGGCGGCTCGGTGTGTACGGTTTGTGTGCTTTTAAAGGCATTGCGACAAACTCCTATTAGATCAGGTTAATGCTGTCGTCAGCATGCAATGTGACCACAGCACGTTTCGATGCTGCAGTCATTCCGTAGCGAGCGGTACGAAGGCGCTTCTTCTTGCCTTTTCGGCGCATCGTATTGACGGCCATAACACGGACATTGAAGAGCTCTTCAACAGCTCGTTTGATTTCCACCTTGTTGGCGTCCATGGCAACACTGAACATATACTTGTTCTGCTCCTCCGAGAGGATCATGCCCTTTTCGCTCAACAAAACTTTTTTAATGATATCGGCTGAATTCTTCATCGATAATCTCCTTATCCGATACGCTCGAGGAGCGCTTCCATACCGGCTTTGGTTGCAATCACGTTCCTGTAACGGAGAATCTGGTAGATATTAACCAGCTTCGCTGTCGTTACTTCAACGTTCTGAATATTACGGGACGCCAGCAGCAGATTTTCGCTGACTTCGTCTACGATGAAGAGTGCACCACGGTCGAGACCGAGGTTTTTCAGGACTGCAGCAAATTCTTTCGTTTTAGGTGCCGAAAGCGTCAGTTCGTCAATCACCGTGATATCACCCTGCTCCACCTTTGCACTGAATGCGCGGGCAAAGGCCAGACGAGCCGTGCTCTTGTTGACCTTTTTCCTGTAGCTACGGGGCTTCGGACCATGCGCAACGT from Verrucomicrobia bacterium S94 carries:
- a CDS encoding 30S ribosomal protein S8 — protein: MVLTDPIADMLTRIRNANMAEKMQVAMPHSKMKSEIARILKAEGFIKDYTMENENGKPVLNVFLKYTIEREPVIQGLRRISKPSCRKYVGAEEVPRVLGGIGIAILSTSSGVMTDTDAREKKIGGEVLCYVW
- a CDS encoding 50S ribosomal protein L23, yielding MKNSADIIKKVLLSEKGMILSEEQNKYMFSVAMDANKVEIKRAVEELFNVRVMAVNTMRRKGKKKRLRTARYGMTAASKRAVVTLHADDSINLI
- a CDS encoding 50S ribosomal protein L24, translated to MSKAKIKKGDTVKVIAGDDKGKEGKVLEVSPESGRVLVEGVNLVKKAMRQSEENPQGGIVEREAPIAISNVKVSA
- a CDS encoding 30S ribosomal protein S3 gives rise to the protein MGQKVNPIGLRLALTKDWRSRWYADKRDFGAMLKEDVEIRKLVSERLKDAAVSDIYVERYANRIRVTIKTARPGLVIGRKGEDIDKLREVLSKITKKEVYVEIAEVKKPDLDATLVAANVAMQLERRVSHRRAMKRAIQMAMDNGALGIKILAAGRLNGAEIARSESYKEGKIPLHTLRANIDYGVAEANTVAGIIGIKVWICKESEKKA
- a CDS encoding 50S ribosomal protein L22 yields the protein MEVSATTKYIRMSPTKARDLANEIKGLSVADALRITEFNARKAAVQIGKTLKSAIANAENNEGLSADSLYVKNAIVDGGPMMKRYRPRARGMASPIQKKTSHVTIILSDNAKS
- a CDS encoding 50S ribosomal protein L29; this encodes MKVNEIKEMTVAELDAQLEEIKKEQFNLKLQQVSGQLENPARMKELRRTVARIKTIQNQKKVEG
- a CDS encoding 50S ribosomal protein L5; this translates as MTPTLKTKYQDAVAPKLMETQGYTSKMQVPALKKIVLNLCVSLNYDRDTLTALADDLGKITGQKAVITKAKKSVSNFKLREGMPIGARVTLRGDRMYEFMDRLVNVALPRIRDFRGIPANSFDGSGNYSMGLQEQTVFPEIDPDKVKHTHGMDITFVTSATEDSEAKELLSLMGMPFKTGNE
- a CDS encoding 30S ribosomal protein S17; the encoded protein is MESKERNLRKKREGRVVSKSGDKTVVVLIERRVRHPLYEKEIRVSKKVHVHDEENKAGVGDVVRVMETRPLSKLKRWRLVEVVSVAAK
- a CDS encoding 50S ribosomal protein L4; its protein translation is MSKVPVKNIKGESVGDFDVADDLLVLDKGDHAVHESVVAYNAAQRAGTASTKSKSEVNGSGKKPWKQKGLGRARAGYKQSNVWRGGYVAHGPKPRSYRKKVNKSTARLAFARAFSAKVEQGDITVIDELTLSAPKTKEFAAVLKNLGLDRGALFIVDEVSENLLLASRNIQNVEVTTAKLVNIYQILRYRNVIATKAGMEALLERIG
- a CDS encoding 50S ribosomal protein L16; this translates as MPLMPKRVKYRKVQRGSRRGLAQKGNALAYGEYGLQSLERGWITATQIEACRVAATRAMKRKGKLWIRIFPDKPITKKPLEVRMGKGKGGVDQWVAVIKPGTMLFELDGVPESLAKECLRLAATKLPVRARFVQRHAHD
- a CDS encoding 30S ribosomal protein S19 translates to MSRSLKKGPYVDLKLIKKVRKMDDSGRKTPIKTWARASVIVPEMVGHTFNVHNGKVFVPVFVTENMVGHKLGEFSPTRAFKTHGMATEK
- a CDS encoding 50S ribosomal protein L2, giving the protein MPLKAHKPYTPSRRHMVLSDFAEVTKSSPERSLIKAKKQKAGRNSAGRISVRHRGGGHKRRYRVIDFKRDKFGIPAKVAGIEYDPNRSARIALLHYADGEKRYIIAPAKLEVGSTVMSGPDAEPSIGNALPLGKIPVGMAVHNIELVAGKGGQLVRSAGTSAQLMSREDDWANVKMPSGEIRMIRTNCYATIGRVGNVEHDNIVMGKAGRKRWLGIRPTVRGVAMNPVDHPMGGGEGRTSGGGHPKSPWGLLAKGKRTRNKHKQTDKYILERRKK
- a CDS encoding 50S ribosomal protein L14, which encodes MIQENTRLTVADNSGARSVMCIRVLGTKSKVARVGDVIRVSVKEALPNGNMKKGDLCKAVVVRTKSTIRRPDGSCLRFDGNAAVIIDDNKNPRGTRIFGPVARELRDNDFMKVVSLAPEVL